A single region of the Moorena sp. SIOASIH genome encodes:
- a CDS encoding Uma2 family endonuclease yields the protein MTRSITPQLATPLELKTRPAFDMSDDEFFAFCQLNRELRIERDQDGRLVIMTPTGGETGGRNFDLIVQFGNWVCQDGTGKGFDSSTGFILPNGANRSPDVAWVKLERWESLTKEQRKKFVPLCPDFVIELRSGSDRLENLQDKMAEYRSNGTLLGWLIDPNQRQVYVYRLGAEVEQLDNPAKVSGEPVLPGFVLQMDEIWD from the coding sequence ATGACTAGATCGATCACACCACAACTAGCAACGCCCCTAGAGCTCAAGACTCGTCCGGCTTTTGATATGAGTGATGACGAATTCTTTGCTTTTTGTCAGCTTAATCGGGAGTTACGGATCGAACGGGACCAAGATGGAAGGCTTGTTATTATGACTCCTACAGGAGGGGAAACTGGCGGTCGCAATTTTGATTTGATTGTTCAGTTTGGCAATTGGGTATGCCAAGATGGTACAGGGAAAGGTTTTGATTCTTCTACTGGCTTTATACTTCCCAATGGAGCAAATCGTTCTCCTGATGTTGCTTGGGTCAAGCTTGAGAGGTGGGAATCCCTAACTAAAGAACAACGAAAGAAGTTTGTACCCCTATGCCCCGATTTTGTGATTGAGCTACGTTCTGGAAGTGATCGCCTGGAAAACTTGCAAGACAAAATGGCAGAGTATAGGTCAAATGGGACTTTGCTAGGTTGGCTGATTGACCCGAATCAGCGGCAAGTTTATGTATATCGTCTTGGGGCGGAAGTTGAACAACTGGATAATCCAGCGAAGGTGAGTGGTGAGCCAGTTTTACCTGGGTTTGTGCTCCAGATGGATGAGATCTGGGATTGA